ACGCGGCTGGCAGGAAATGCATCCGCTGGATGGCCCGGCCTGGTCGCTGTTTTTTGAGTATATAGCTAATATTTTGTATGCGGTAATAGTTCGCCGGTTTTCAAAAACGGTGCTTGCTATATTTGTGGCCATATTTGCCGGCTTGCTTATCAACTACCTGGTAACGGGGCCACAGGGCGATGTTATAGGCGGCTGGAGTATCAATAAACAACAGCTGAGTATAGGCTTTATCCGGTTGCTTTACCCGTTTTTTGCCGGTGTGCTGCTTTCGCGCTTAGGAAAACTTATCCATATTAAAAGCGCTTTTGCGGTATGCAGCATACTTGTTTTTATTGTACTGGCTATCCCCAGGATTGGCGGCCCCGATCATCTTTGGATGAACGGTTTATACGAAGCATTTGTTATCATCGTCATGTTCCCGCTGATTGTTGCCATAGGGGCTGGCGGCGAGCTGACCGGCAAAACTGCCAACAAAGTGTGTAAGTTTTTTGGCGAAATATCCTACCCCATCTATATTACCCACTACCCGCTAATTTATTGGTACACCGCATGGGTTATTGATAATAAAGTGCCCATGGGCTACAGCCTTTGCATTGGCACCCTGGTGTTGGTTAGCAGTATTGCCATTGCTTATGCCTGCCTTAAACTGTATGACGAGCCTGTTCGCGAATGGCTAAGGAAACGTTTTTTGGTAAAGAAGGCCGCATAACAAGGCCGGGCTTTATATTTTGTATCATCAACAAAGTGTGTGTACCGGTACGGGGTGAAACACCCTGGTACGGGGTGGTACACTACCAATAGTTAATTTTTGTAATTCAAATTAAAAAACATTTTGTACAAAGACGGCAAGAAACAACGCGACTTTTTTTCTTTGCCTCTTAGCATCTGTCTAAATTTGGCTTACTAATGTTTTTATGCTTTTAATGAAGGGACAACAACGT
The genomic region above belongs to Mucilaginibacter sp. KACC 22773 and contains:
- a CDS encoding acyltransferase family protein; its protein translation is MNQTPAYLESKSHYKILDGLRGVAALLVVAFHVLEANNGGSRFAQIINHGYLAVDFFFLLSGFVVAYAYDDRWGKMGQWEFYKRRLVRLQPMVIMGSIIGAIFFYLQASPTVFPLISATPVWKMLLVMVIGFTLIPIPISMDIRGWQEMHPLDGPAWSLFFEYIANILYAVIVRRFSKTVLAIFVAIFAGLLINYLVTGPQGDVIGGWSINKQQLSIGFIRLLYPFFAGVLLSRLGKLIHIKSAFAVCSILVFIVLAIPRIGGPDHLWMNGLYEAFVIIVMFPLIVAIGAGGELTGKTANKVCKFFGEISYPIYITHYPLIYWYTAWVIDNKVPMGYSLCIGTLVLVSSIAIAYACLKLYDEPVREWLRKRFLVKKAA